A genomic segment from Alistipes senegalensis JC50 encodes:
- a CDS encoding SusC/RagA family TonB-linked outer membrane protein, with translation MEKFYKTSIGYARALKSAGIALLLVMFLSVSVDAVHAQGASAQTGKRRITGTITDADGSPLVGATVYIKDTNVGTTTNTEGLFVIDVLPKQQITISYIGYLSQTLPTDGREVFNIKLQSDTDQLEEVVIVGYGKQKRQAMVSSIATVGSRDLMQSSSSNLTSNLAGQLAGLISIQRSAEPGRDDAEFWIRGISTFKGGTNPLVLVDGIPRDINNIEADEIETFSILKDAAATAVYGAEGANGVILVTTKRGTISRPKISFRIEQSIASPQRLPEFVDSWDYLELANEARSNDGLTPSFSAAQIQLYRDRADNDLYPNTQWIDELVRKAVHSQRYTLNFRGGAENAKYFVSMAYYQSDGVFKENPNGKYDSNFGFERYNLRSNIDLKVSKTTRLSVDLSGQYVHRRTANRSADDIFSFMLHTPSYLFPAIYSDGTLASYEKQADSNNRNPYNMLYNQGYRQEWGVKIQSNIKLEQDLKFITPGLSVRGSVSFDYDGSSATLRDYWPSLYHASGRDAEGNLVFTTTSSGSPEISDPKFTSTSYLRKIYIEGAVNYQRTFNYVHNVSAMLLYMQKEQQKNDPVLPYRKQSVVGRVTYSYDNRYFIEGSFGYTGSETFAKKNRFGFFPAVGVSYFVSNEKFYPEGLKKVMNNLKIRLSMGRTGNDDTGTDRFLYRATFNTEGHTFNQGIGTSASNGMGAGIYDLRFVNNDIHWEIETKRNVGLDLGFFDNEIELTADYFNNRRKDILLERNTVPGVAGFHAKPWQNYGIVDNWGVDASLNARHDFGKVRISARGTFTFARNKIVEYDELNQLYDYQRITGTRVNENTLYIAERLYTEDDFIRTQNPNGTYSYELRPGLPTVALQGTLGPGDIKYADLNHDGVIDSNDKKRGVGHPYNPEINYGFGLNVEYKGFYVSAFFQGTGNSSVLLASGNNHFWPFNWYEDKSNYRTLFLDRWTADNPRQDVTMPRLHSHYSHNVNKEASTWWLRSGNFLRFKNLEIGYNLPKTFLRKIRLDAARVYMLGNNLCVWDDIKYWDPEQGNRNNGMSYPMSRTFTLGLEVNF, from the coding sequence ATGGAAAAATTTTATAAAACAAGCATCGGGTACGCCAGAGCGCTGAAAAGCGCGGGCATCGCCCTGCTTCTCGTGATGTTCCTGTCGGTGAGCGTCGATGCAGTCCATGCACAGGGCGCCTCCGCACAAACGGGGAAACGACGCATCACCGGAACCATCACCGACGCCGACGGGTCGCCGCTGGTCGGCGCCACCGTCTACATCAAGGACACCAACGTCGGAACGACGACCAACACCGAAGGTCTCTTCGTCATCGACGTACTGCCCAAACAGCAGATCACGATCAGCTACATCGGCTACCTGTCGCAGACGCTCCCGACCGACGGCCGCGAAGTGTTCAACATCAAGCTGCAATCCGACACCGATCAGCTCGAAGAGGTCGTCATCGTCGGCTACGGCAAGCAGAAGCGTCAGGCGATGGTCAGCTCGATCGCCACCGTCGGGTCGCGCGACCTGATGCAGTCGTCGTCGAGCAACCTGACGAGCAACCTCGCCGGACAGCTCGCCGGTCTGATCAGCATCCAGCGCAGCGCCGAACCGGGACGCGACGACGCCGAGTTCTGGATTCGCGGCATCAGCACCTTCAAGGGCGGAACCAACCCGCTGGTGCTCGTCGATGGAATCCCCCGCGACATCAACAACATCGAAGCCGACGAAATCGAGACGTTCAGCATCCTGAAAGATGCCGCGGCGACGGCCGTCTACGGCGCCGAGGGTGCCAACGGCGTCATCCTCGTAACCACCAAGCGCGGTACGATCTCCCGCCCCAAAATCTCGTTCCGCATCGAACAGTCGATCGCCTCGCCGCAGCGTCTGCCCGAGTTCGTCGATTCGTGGGACTACCTCGAACTGGCCAACGAGGCCCGGTCCAACGACGGACTCACGCCCAGCTTCAGCGCCGCGCAAATCCAGCTCTACCGCGACCGTGCGGACAACGACCTCTATCCGAACACGCAGTGGATCGACGAACTGGTTCGCAAAGCCGTGCACAGCCAGCGCTACACGCTCAACTTCCGCGGCGGCGCCGAAAATGCCAAATATTTCGTCTCGATGGCCTACTACCAGTCGGACGGCGTCTTCAAGGAGAACCCCAACGGCAAATACGACAGCAACTTCGGATTCGAGCGCTACAACCTGCGCAGCAACATCGACCTGAAAGTGAGCAAAACCACGCGCCTGAGCGTCGATCTCTCGGGCCAGTACGTACACCGCCGCACAGCCAACCGTTCGGCCGACGACATCTTCAGCTTCATGCTGCACACGCCGTCGTACCTCTTCCCGGCCATTTACAGTGACGGCACGCTCGCCAGCTACGAGAAGCAGGCCGACTCGAACAACCGCAACCCCTACAACATGCTCTACAACCAGGGCTACCGCCAGGAGTGGGGCGTGAAGATCCAGTCGAACATCAAACTGGAACAGGACCTGAAATTCATCACCCCGGGTCTGAGCGTCCGCGGAAGCGTCAGCTTCGACTACGACGGCAGTTCGGCGACGCTGCGCGACTACTGGCCGAGCCTCTACCACGCCAGCGGCCGCGACGCCGAAGGCAACCTGGTCTTCACCACCACCTCGTCGGGATCGCCCGAGATCTCGGACCCGAAATTCACCTCGACGAGTTACCTGCGCAAGATCTACATCGAAGGCGCCGTCAACTACCAGCGCACGTTCAACTATGTCCACAACGTGAGCGCCATGCTCCTCTACATGCAGAAGGAGCAGCAGAAGAACGATCCGGTGCTTCCCTACCGCAAGCAGAGCGTCGTGGGACGCGTGACCTACTCGTACGACAACCGCTACTTCATCGAGGGCAGCTTCGGCTACACCGGCAGCGAAACCTTCGCCAAGAAGAACCGTTTCGGCTTCTTCCCGGCCGTCGGCGTCAGCTACTTCGTCTCCAACGAGAAATTCTATCCCGAAGGGCTGAAAAAGGTGATGAACAACCTGAAAATCCGCCTCTCGATGGGCCGCACGGGTAACGACGACACGGGAACCGACCGCTTCCTCTACCGTGCGACGTTCAACACCGAGGGCCACACCTTCAACCAGGGCATCGGCACCTCGGCCTCGAACGGCATGGGAGCCGGCATCTACGACCTGCGCTTCGTCAACAACGACATCCACTGGGAAATCGAGACCAAGCGCAACGTCGGACTCGACCTCGGCTTCTTCGACAACGAAATCGAACTCACGGCCGACTATTTCAACAACCGCCGCAAGGACATCCTGCTGGAGCGCAACACGGTCCCCGGAGTCGCCGGATTCCACGCAAAGCCGTGGCAGAACTACGGCATCGTGGACAACTGGGGCGTCGATGCCAGCCTGAACGCCCGCCACGACTTCGGCAAAGTCCGCATCAGCGCCCGCGGTACGTTCACGTTCGCGCGCAACAAGATCGTCGAATACGACGAGCTGAACCAGCTCTACGACTACCAGCGGATCACCGGCACGCGCGTGAACGAGAACACGCTCTACATCGCCGAACGCCTCTACACCGAGGACGACTTCATCCGCACGCAGAATCCCAACGGAACCTACTCCTACGAGCTGCGTCCGGGACTTCCGACCGTCGCGCTGCAAGGAACCCTCGGCCCGGGCGACATCAAGTACGCCGACCTGAACCACGACGGCGTGATCGACAGCAACGACAAGAAGCGCGGCGTGGGACACCCCTACAATCCCGAAATCAACTACGGTTTCGGCCTCAATGTCGAGTACAAAGGCTTCTACGTGAGCGCGTTCTTCCAGGGCACGGGCAACTCGTCGGTGCTGCTGGCGTCGGGCAACAACCACTTCTGGCCCTTCAACTGGTACGAGGACAAGTCCAACTACCGCACGCTGTTCCTCGACCGCTGGACGGCCGACAACCCGCGCCAGGATGTCACGATGCCGCGTCTGCACAGCCATTACAGCCACAACGTCAACAAGGAGGCCAGCACGTGGTGGCTCCGGAGCGGCAACTTCCTGCGCTTCAAGAACCTCGAAATCGGCTACAACCTGCCCAAGACCTTCCTCCGCAAGATCCGCCTCGACGCGGCGCGCGTCTACATGCTGGGCAACAACCTCTGCGTCTGGGACGACATCAAATACTGGGACCCCGAGCAGGGCAACCGCAACAACGGCATGAGCTATCCCATGTCGCGCACCTTCACGCTGGGACTCGAAGTCAACTTCTAA
- a CDS encoding RagB/SusD family nutrient uptake outer membrane protein, with product MKQNFVKILSTGLLACTVWSCSFLDVSDELAGGISDISQVFSNVDRTKKWYSQVFNNRPDYSAVWVTDSPMGNPWTAYSDEIYTRLANNAGKYTEWNSSNSNSQRWNTLYGSIRQANIFLEQAHPIVDEGGPDADRLTEEEIKLYKANVRFMRAAYHYYLMELYGPIPIVDHSMTLEDDLDLPRNSLDEVIEFIDRELKECMEEMAQEPYHDNENLRAVPTKGAALALRAKLWVYAASPLFNGGWPEALALTNKDGKRLFPDRNDSKLQTAVDRLRDFLDYAEQGSRYELLNTGNPDDDLYKLFQEYNREIIWATSTNSWGKLGEQKFDTFATPRSQPQGQGGFHVLQELVDDFYMKDGKPIKATSFLPKSELYPANEAEMGTYNGVQVSKMYIDREPRFYNTVTFSGMKWHMSNQEIQFYRGGRDDNSVADGAPLTGYLLYKRMNRTVYGGNISGAVTSKYRPVIIFRLAEFYLLYAEMLNEVDPGNADVLKYVNLVRRRAGLDDLEALNPAIEGNQTLQREAIRRESRIELATEGQRYFDVRRWMIADKAPGEGGQGGDFHGMNVDQAQPAFYTRTKLQTRSFKNKNYLYPIPLDEIKRSDVLVQNPGW from the coding sequence ATGAAACAGAATTTTGTAAAAATACTTTCCACCGGACTGCTGGCCTGCACGGTCTGGTCGTGCAGTTTCCTCGACGTGTCCGACGAACTGGCCGGCGGCATCTCCGACATCTCGCAGGTGTTCAGCAATGTCGATCGCACCAAAAAGTGGTATTCGCAGGTCTTCAACAACCGTCCCGACTATTCGGCCGTCTGGGTCACGGACAGCCCGATGGGAAATCCCTGGACCGCCTACTCCGACGAAATCTACACGCGACTGGCCAACAACGCCGGCAAATACACCGAGTGGAACTCGTCCAACAGCAATTCGCAGCGCTGGAACACGCTCTACGGGAGCATCCGGCAGGCCAATATCTTCCTCGAGCAGGCTCACCCGATCGTGGACGAAGGAGGTCCCGACGCCGACCGTCTGACCGAAGAGGAGATCAAGCTCTACAAGGCCAACGTCCGCTTCATGCGTGCGGCCTACCACTACTACCTGATGGAGCTGTACGGCCCGATTCCCATCGTCGATCATTCGATGACGCTGGAAGACGATCTCGACCTCCCGCGCAACTCGCTCGACGAGGTGATCGAATTCATCGACCGGGAGCTGAAGGAGTGCATGGAGGAGATGGCGCAGGAGCCCTACCACGACAACGAGAACCTGCGCGCCGTGCCCACCAAGGGCGCCGCGCTGGCGCTGCGCGCCAAACTGTGGGTTTATGCCGCCAGCCCGCTCTTCAACGGCGGATGGCCCGAGGCTCTGGCGCTGACGAACAAGGACGGAAAACGGCTCTTCCCCGACCGGAACGATTCGAAGCTGCAAACGGCGGTGGACCGTCTGCGCGACTTCCTCGACTACGCCGAGCAGGGCAGCCGCTACGAACTGCTCAACACGGGCAACCCGGACGACGACCTCTACAAACTGTTCCAGGAATACAACAGGGAGATCATCTGGGCTACCTCGACCAATTCGTGGGGCAAGCTGGGCGAACAGAAATTCGACACCTTCGCAACCCCGCGCTCGCAGCCTCAGGGTCAGGGCGGATTCCACGTCCTACAAGAGCTGGTCGATGACTTCTACATGAAGGACGGCAAGCCGATCAAGGCCACCTCGTTCCTCCCCAAGTCGGAGCTCTACCCCGCCAACGAAGCCGAGATGGGGACCTACAACGGCGTTCAGGTGTCGAAGATGTACATCGACCGCGAACCCCGTTTCTACAACACCGTCACGTTCTCGGGCATGAAGTGGCACATGAGCAATCAGGAGATCCAGTTCTACCGCGGCGGCCGGGACGACAACTCGGTGGCCGACGGCGCCCCGCTCACGGGCTATCTGCTCTACAAGCGCATGAACCGCACGGTCTACGGAGGCAACATCTCCGGCGCCGTAACGTCGAAATACCGTCCGGTGATCATCTTCCGCCTGGCGGAGTTCTACCTGCTCTACGCCGAAATGCTCAACGAGGTGGACCCGGGCAACGCGGACGTGCTGAAATACGTCAATCTGGTGCGCCGGCGCGCCGGGCTGGACGACCTGGAGGCGCTGAATCCCGCCATTGAGGGCAACCAGACCTTGCAGCGCGAGGCGATCCGCCGCGAGAGCCGCATCGAACTGGCCACCGAGGGACAGCGCTACTTCGACGTGCGCCGCTGGATGATCGCCGACAAAGCGCCCGGCGAAGGCGGTCAGGGAGGCGATTTCCACGGCATGAACGTCGATCAGGCGCAGCCCGCGTTCTACACCCGCACGAAGCTGCAGACCCGCTCCTTCAAGAACAAAAACTACCTCTATCCCATTCCGCTGGACGAGATCAAGCGCAGCGACGTGCTGGTGCAGAATCCCGGTTGGTAG
- a CDS encoding Ig-like domain-containing protein, translating to MKKISIFLFAAAALLGAGCDDSSDTDKVIPVSAIALDTSLSGGISLVVGQTADITGKVTVRPENATDKTETYESSDPETVSVDDAGVVKAVKPGLAMVTISVGGKHSHFEVEVREQRISVESVTLPAELADGVTLKLGATLDIAGKATITPSNATDKTESYNSSNPMIASVTEEGIVSAIAVGEATITISVDGQSAQFTLTVEKIAVESVTLPEELAKGVTLNKGETLDIAGKATVKPENASDRTESYDSSDKAVATVSAEGLVTALAVGTTTISVTIDGVSASFELTVAEEAQVDIETITITDGRWNNSLGTASVELKNGTATYDLYSRLVITPKNQNEGVAYQIVNKDGEFIDIDENGLITCKKVGTATVVVTAKNHKNLAEGNTKKVIFTLNITDSNDLDRTGWSMSASGAIKGTDGSATAALDEVFGTSSFPTASASIPASDATIFGLDRPGKNGAGDTIWFVVDMQQPRSVNYFRIMHQGVRNADRGCRWNGFTLIEGSNDNSEWTPIAENVKLPDMSYEKQLDPNDGSTTRNIDDYRTTSNVKFPSTVNYRYLRFVGKAANFTGNNGTCQIAELYLGLDE from the coding sequence ATGAAAAAAATCAGCATATTCCTGTTCGCAGCGGCGGCCCTGCTGGGTGCCGGCTGCGACGACAGCTCCGACACGGACAAGGTGATTCCCGTTTCGGCGATCGCACTCGACACGTCGCTGAGCGGCGGCATCTCGCTGGTCGTCGGCCAGACGGCCGACATCACCGGCAAAGTGACGGTACGCCCCGAAAACGCCACGGACAAGACCGAGACCTACGAGTCGTCGGACCCGGAGACCGTTTCGGTCGATGACGCCGGCGTCGTGAAGGCCGTGAAGCCGGGCCTGGCGATGGTCACGATCAGCGTGGGCGGCAAGCACTCGCACTTCGAAGTGGAGGTCCGGGAGCAGCGGATTTCCGTCGAATCGGTCACGCTGCCTGCCGAACTGGCCGACGGCGTAACGCTGAAACTCGGCGCGACGCTCGACATCGCCGGCAAGGCGACGATCACCCCTTCGAACGCCACGGACAAGACCGAAAGCTACAATTCGTCGAACCCGATGATCGCGTCGGTCACCGAAGAGGGCATCGTATCGGCCATCGCCGTCGGCGAAGCGACGATCACGATCTCCGTCGATGGCCAATCGGCCCAGTTCACCCTCACGGTCGAGAAGATCGCCGTGGAGTCGGTAACGCTGCCCGAAGAGCTGGCCAAGGGCGTCACGCTGAACAAAGGCGAAACGCTCGACATCGCCGGCAAGGCGACCGTCAAACCCGAGAATGCCTCGGACCGCACCGAAAGCTACGATTCATCGGATAAGGCCGTCGCCACGGTCAGCGCCGAAGGTCTCGTAACGGCGCTCGCAGTCGGCACGACGACGATTTCCGTCACGATCGACGGGGTTTCGGCCTCGTTCGAACTGACCGTCGCCGAAGAGGCTCAGGTGGACATCGAGACCATTACGATTACCGACGGCCGCTGGAACAACTCGCTGGGAACGGCGAGCGTCGAGCTCAAGAACGGAACGGCGACCTACGATCTCTATTCGCGCCTAGTCATCACCCCCAAGAATCAGAACGAGGGCGTGGCGTATCAGATCGTCAACAAGGACGGCGAATTTATCGACATCGACGAAAACGGTCTGATCACCTGCAAGAAGGTGGGTACGGCCACGGTGGTCGTTACGGCGAAGAACCACAAAAATCTGGCCGAGGGCAATACCAAGAAGGTGATCTTCACCTTGAACATTACCGATTCGAACGACCTCGACCGCACCGGCTGGAGCATGTCGGCATCGGGAGCGATCAAGGGTACCGACGGCAGCGCCACGGCTGCGCTCGACGAGGTATTCGGCACGAGTTCGTTCCCGACTGCGAGCGCATCGATTCCGGCTTCCGATGCAACGATCTTCGGTCTGGACCGTCCCGGCAAGAATGGCGCCGGCGACACGATCTGGTTCGTGGTCGATATGCAGCAGCCAAGGAGTGTAAACTACTTCCGCATCATGCACCAGGGCGTACGCAACGCCGACCGCGGTTGCCGTTGGAATGGTTTCACGCTCATCGAAGGCAGCAACGACAATTCGGAGTGGACGCCGATTGCCGAAAATGTAAAACTGCCCGATATGAGTTACGAAAAGCAGCTCGACCCGAACGACGGCAGCACCACCCGCAATATCGACGATTATCGTACGACATCGAATGTAAAGTTCCCCTCGACAGTAAATTACCGCTACCTGCGGTTTGTCGGCAAGGCAGCCAACTTTACGGGAAATAACGGCACCTGTCAGATCGCGGAACTTTACCTCGGCCTCGACGAATAA
- a CDS encoding Ig-like domain-containing protein: MKKISICLFAAAALLCAGCEDGIPEPGTMEVPAESVVLDEELSGGLIMEVGETRDVALKVKVLPENATDLAELFYSSNVEVATVSPKGVITAQKAGITMISIYVSGIETYFAVTVVDQIPIDIESIVFSAPAMNAYAGVGYNLLVSVEPLDQNEGVIFSSSDPETASVNAETGRMICHRSGSVTITAAARNHPEVKASIEVTVTEFYGDWDRSKWSMSFSHGWKADNAIGSSATAAIDGNASTTLSMDRPGRNGLSADDVIWFQIDRGENPGKVNYLRIHHRPEGGGNKNILVRWFGFNRIEGSNDGTNFEVIAERVELTPDPNVYENLQTDNVPIPENDYRYLRFSGWNDVKQASPNLGFYCARGVEYGGINPGNTIQINEIYLGRAQE, from the coding sequence ATGAAAAAAATAAGCATTTGTCTGTTTGCCGCGGCGGCCCTGCTGTGCGCCGGCTGTGAAGACGGCATACCCGAACCGGGAACGATGGAGGTTCCCGCAGAGAGCGTCGTGCTCGACGAGGAGCTGAGCGGCGGCCTCATCATGGAGGTCGGCGAAACGAGGGACGTTGCGCTGAAAGTGAAAGTGCTGCCCGAAAACGCCACCGATCTGGCGGAGCTCTTCTATTCCTCGAACGTCGAAGTGGCGACGGTCAGCCCCAAGGGCGTCATTACGGCCCAAAAAGCCGGCATCACCATGATTTCGATCTACGTGAGCGGCATCGAAACCTATTTCGCGGTGACGGTCGTCGATCAGATCCCGATCGACATCGAGTCGATCGTATTCTCCGCCCCGGCCATGAATGCCTACGCCGGAGTCGGTTACAACCTGCTGGTCTCGGTCGAGCCGTTGGACCAGAACGAAGGCGTGATCTTCTCGTCCTCCGATCCGGAAACAGCATCGGTGAACGCCGAAACCGGCCGCATGATCTGCCACCGAAGCGGCAGCGTCACCATCACGGCCGCCGCCAGAAACCACCCCGAGGTCAAGGCGTCGATCGAGGTCACGGTCACCGAGTTCTACGGCGACTGGGACCGCAGCAAATGGTCGATGAGCTTCTCGCACGGCTGGAAAGCCGACAACGCCATCGGAAGCAGCGCGACGGCCGCCATCGACGGCAACGCGAGCACGACGCTGTCGATGGACCGTCCGGGCAGAAACGGCCTTTCCGCCGACGACGTGATCTGGTTCCAGATCGACCGCGGCGAGAATCCGGGCAAGGTCAACTACCTGCGTATCCACCACCGTCCGGAGGGAGGCGGCAACAAGAACATTCTGGTCCGCTGGTTCGGCTTCAACCGCATCGAGGGCAGCAACGACGGCACGAACTTCGAGGTCATCGCCGAACGGGTCGAACTGACTCCCGATCCGAACGTCTACGAGAACCTGCAAACGGACAACGTTCCGATCCCGGAGAACGACTACCGTTATCTGCGGTTCAGCGGTTGGAACGATGTCAAGCAGGCGTCTCCGAATCTGGGCTTCTACTGCGCCCGCGGAGTGGAATACGGAGGCATCAACCCGGGCAATACCATCCAGATCAACGAAATCTATCTCGGACGCGCACAGGAATAG
- a CDS encoding glycosyl hydrolase 115 family protein: MIRKTLLTLALLWMQAAALQAQVALTERASARTDFELVAADSGAAICYDAGDAAVVETAAGLFAADVARVTGREIPVVAGQELPAKTRCAVIVGTIGQSRWIDELTAAKKIDVSAIEGGWERYAIRLVERPGHGVRKALVIAGSDRRGTAYGLLSVSRAIGVSPWYWWADAPVRHRNRLTLRVGDFTSESPSVKYRGIFINDEDWGLYRWAKENFEKELGNIGPKTYEKVCELLLRLQANYLAPAMHDATTAFYKIPENMRIADRYAIAVGSSHCEPLGLNTASEWDSKTMGEWDYVNNRAGVDRVLKERVETSAPYENVYTLALRGLHDRAMAGSEDLDARKATMQEALLSQRQILTEVLGKPAEEIPQAFTPYKEVLDVYNRGLELPDDVTIIWPDDNYGYMKRLSSPAEQKRSGRSGVYYHSSYLGRPHDYLWMNTTSPTLMYEELRKAYDSTADRIWLLNAGDIKSCEFAVDFFLAMAWDIDSFDFRRAADYRAEWMSGLLGREYFDRFREISDTFYHLAFVRKPEFMGWGYQWATDKHGKERNTDTDFSFANYREADRRLEAYARIAGQTEALMDRMPEANRACFYQVLYYPVKACELLNRMVLRGQQNRRYATQQRAATDALAAESRMCHDSLRIITAGYNALLGGKWNHVMTMNQGFAASYFQLPELRSAQLAPGAVLEVEAENEDVMKGLRSFHMLPTFDTFLRRSHFVDVYNKGREPLQWSASASDEWIVLSRTAGTTRTEERIEVSVDWTKVPVGDEVSGCLTIAAANGESRRVLVSVFNPVSPAREELQGVYVQHNGYISIPAADFHRKRENDAIRIRPVPNLGVENAALQLGDPTMPKQNTRRREVPCVEYDFYTFEQGSVDVYTYVLPTFVISADRGYAGHEATNLETQYGVCIDEGPVMNPSTSSIEYAQTWYESVLRNCRVNKTTLHIGKPGRHTLKILCGDAGTVLQKIVLDFGGMQRSYQGPPPTRAEVQ; the protein is encoded by the coding sequence ATGATACGAAAAACCCTCTTGACCTTAGCCTTGCTGTGGATGCAGGCCGCGGCGCTGCAAGCGCAGGTCGCGCTGACCGAACGGGCCTCCGCACGCACGGACTTCGAACTGGTCGCCGCGGATTCCGGTGCGGCCATCTGCTACGACGCCGGGGACGCCGCGGTCGTGGAAACCGCCGCCGGATTGTTCGCCGCGGATGTCGCCCGCGTGACGGGCCGCGAAATCCCGGTCGTCGCCGGGCAGGAGCTCCCTGCGAAGACGCGCTGCGCCGTGATCGTCGGAACGATCGGTCAGAGCCGCTGGATCGACGAACTGACCGCGGCGAAAAAAATCGACGTTTCGGCCATCGAAGGCGGCTGGGAACGCTATGCGATCCGGCTGGTCGAGCGTCCGGGCCACGGCGTGCGCAAAGCGCTGGTCATCGCCGGCAGCGACCGCCGCGGCACGGCCTACGGATTGCTTTCGGTGTCGCGCGCCATCGGCGTAAGCCCGTGGTACTGGTGGGCCGACGCCCCCGTGCGGCACCGCAATCGGCTGACGCTGCGCGTCGGGGATTTCACGTCGGAAAGCCCCTCGGTGAAATACCGCGGCATCTTCATCAACGACGAGGACTGGGGCCTCTACCGCTGGGCGAAGGAGAACTTCGAAAAGGAGCTGGGCAACATCGGCCCGAAGACCTACGAGAAGGTGTGCGAGCTGCTGCTCCGCCTGCAAGCGAACTACCTGGCCCCGGCGATGCACGACGCGACGACGGCCTTCTACAAGATTCCCGAAAACATGCGGATCGCCGACCGCTACGCCATCGCCGTCGGCTCGTCGCACTGCGAGCCGCTGGGGCTGAACACCGCCAGCGAATGGGATTCGAAGACGATGGGCGAATGGGACTACGTGAACAACCGCGCCGGAGTGGACCGGGTGCTGAAAGAGCGCGTCGAGACCTCGGCGCCCTATGAGAACGTCTACACGCTGGCCCTGCGGGGTCTGCACGACCGGGCGATGGCCGGCAGCGAGGATCTCGACGCACGGAAGGCCACCATGCAGGAGGCTCTGCTGTCACAGCGGCAGATCCTGACAGAGGTGCTGGGCAAACCCGCGGAGGAGATTCCGCAGGCGTTCACGCCCTACAAGGAGGTGCTCGACGTTTACAACCGGGGGCTGGAACTCCCCGACGACGTGACGATCATCTGGCCCGACGACAACTACGGCTACATGAAACGCCTGAGCAGCCCCGCGGAGCAGAAACGCTCCGGACGTTCGGGCGTCTACTACCACTCGTCCTACCTGGGCCGTCCGCACGACTACCTGTGGATGAACACCACCTCGCCGACGCTGATGTACGAGGAGCTGCGCAAAGCCTACGATTCGACGGCCGACCGCATATGGCTGCTGAACGCCGGCGACATCAAGTCGTGCGAATTCGCGGTCGATTTCTTCCTGGCGATGGCCTGGGACATCGACTCGTTCGACTTCCGGCGCGCCGCGGACTACCGCGCCGAGTGGATGAGCGGCCTGCTGGGCCGGGAGTATTTCGACCGTTTCCGGGAGATTTCCGACACCTTCTACCACCTCGCATTCGTCCGCAAGCCCGAGTTCATGGGCTGGGGCTACCAATGGGCCACGGACAAGCACGGCAAGGAGCGGAACACGGACACCGACTTCTCGTTCGCCAATTACCGCGAGGCCGACCGCCGTCTCGAAGCCTACGCCCGGATCGCCGGGCAGACCGAAGCGCTGATGGACCGGATGCCCGAAGCGAACCGGGCGTGCTTCTATCAGGTGCTCTACTACCCGGTGAAGGCGTGCGAACTGCTGAACCGGATGGTGCTCCGCGGACAGCAGAACCGCCGCTACGCCACGCAGCAGCGTGCCGCGACCGACGCGCTGGCCGCCGAAAGCCGCATGTGTCACGACAGCCTGCGGATCATCACGGCGGGCTACAATGCCCTGCTCGGCGGCAAGTGGAACCACGTGATGACGATGAACCAGGGATTCGCCGCCTCCTATTTCCAGCTGCCCGAGCTGCGGAGCGCACAGCTCGCACCCGGCGCCGTACTGGAGGTCGAGGCCGAAAACGAGGATGTGATGAAAGGGCTGCGCAGCTTCCACATGCTCCCGACGTTCGACACGTTCCTGCGCCGTTCCCATTTCGTGGACGTTTACAACAAGGGCCGCGAGCCGCTGCAATGGAGCGCCTCCGCCAGCGACGAGTGGATCGTGCTGAGCCGCACGGCCGGCACGACGCGCACCGAAGAGCGGATCGAAGTGTCGGTGGACTGGACGAAAGTTCCCGTCGGAGACGAGGTTTCGGGCTGTCTGACGATCGCCGCCGCGAACGGGGAGAGCCGCCGCGTGCTGGTTTCGGTGTTCAACCCGGTCTCCCCCGCCCGCGAAGAGCTGCAAGGGGTGTATGTACAGCACAACGGATACATTTCGATCCCGGCGGCGGATTTCCACCGCAAGCGCGAGAACGACGCGATCCGCATCCGCCCGGTTCCGAACCTCGGCGTCGAGAACGCGGCGCTCCAGCTGGGCGATCCGACGATGCCGAAGCAGAACACCCGACGGCGCGAAGTGCCCTGCGTGGAATACGATTTCTACACGTTCGAGCAGGGTTCCGTAGACGTTTACACCTATGTACTGCCGACCTTCGTGATCAGCGCCGACCGGGGATACGCCGGACACGAGGCGACGAATCTGGAAACCCAGTACGGAGTCTGCATCGACGAAGGTCCGGTGATGAACCCCTCGACCTCGTCGATCGAATACGCGCAGACCTGGTACGAAAGCGTGCTGCGGAACTGCCGCGTGAACAAAACGACGCTCCACATCGGCAAGCCCGGCAGACACACGCTGAAAATCCTGTGCGGCGACGCCGGCACGGTGCTTCAAAAGATCGTGCTGGATTTCGGCGGCATGCAACGCTCCTACCAGGGGCCGCCGCCCACCCGCGCCGAGGTGCAATGA